A single window of Sparus aurata chromosome 22, fSpaAur1.1, whole genome shotgun sequence DNA harbors:
- the sh3bgrl2 gene encoding SH3 domain-binding glutamic acid-rich-like protein 2 isoform X2 has translation MVIKVYIASSSGSVAVKKHQQAVVGFLEANRISFQEVDITMLEEQRLWMYRNIPRDKQPEKGNPLPPQIFNEDRYCGDYEDFFQSKENNTVFTFLGLSSQPSVKDSES, from the exons ATGGTCATCAAGGTTTACATCGCCTCCTCGTCTGGCTCCGTCGCG gTAAAGAAGCACCAGCAGGCAGTGGTGGGTTTCCTGGAGGCCAATCGAATCAGCTTCCAGGAAGTAGACATCACCATGCTGGAGGAGCAGAGGCTCTGGATGTACCGTAACATccccagagacaagcagccggAGAAGGGCAACCCGCTGCCTCCGCAGATCTTCAACGAGGATCGCTACTGTGGG GACTATGAAGACTTCTTCCAGTCAAAGGAGAacaacactgtgtttacatTCCTTGGGCTCAGCTCCCAGCCGTCAGTGAAA GATTCTGAGTCGTAG
- the sh3bgrl2 gene encoding SH3 domain-binding glutamic acid-rich-like protein 2 isoform X1, with amino-acid sequence MSPLPEESLCNEYICSTCVCECGSMGVSLRFVIAGTADGDRVKKHQQAVVGFLEANRISFQEVDITMLEEQRLWMYRNIPRDKQPEKGNPLPPQIFNEDRYCGDYEDFFQSKENNTVFTFLGLSSQPSVKDSES; translated from the exons ATGTCCCCGTTACCAGAGGAGTCGCTGTGCAATGAATACATATGctccacatgtgtgtgtgagtgtggttcGATGGGTGTCAGCTTACGGTTTGTTATTGCAGGAACAGCAGACGGAGACAGG gTAAAGAAGCACCAGCAGGCAGTGGTGGGTTTCCTGGAGGCCAATCGAATCAGCTTCCAGGAAGTAGACATCACCATGCTGGAGGAGCAGAGGCTCTGGATGTACCGTAACATccccagagacaagcagccggAGAAGGGCAACCCGCTGCCTCCGCAGATCTTCAACGAGGATCGCTACTGTGGG GACTATGAAGACTTCTTCCAGTCAAAGGAGAacaacactgtgtttacatTCCTTGGGCTCAGCTCCCAGCCGTCAGTGAAA GATTCTGAGTCGTAG